A stretch of the Bradyrhizobium arachidis genome encodes the following:
- a CDS encoding M20 family metallopeptidase: protein MSETQITEWLASQKQAMIDLLRDVVNIDSGSYDKAGVDAVGARFEKHFAEHSISSWRESHDTFGDAIHAAVAKPGSNEEPILLMGHRDTVFSKGEAERRPFTIKDGRAYGPGVADMKAGLVMNVFVAAAFKRFGGSPHPIKVLITSDEEIASPSSRPVIEREGRAARCVFNSEPGRPTGNVVTGRKGGIFMHCAVTGKAAHSGANFAAGISAIGELAHKIVQIHALTDVAKGITLNVGLISGGQSVNTTAPSAEGQIDFRYVEPAQRESVMSAIEKIVATSYVSGTSATLTIKGEFLPAVQSAASKALFETYQGAARQAGLTTLQGEFSGGCADSGFTAAVGTPTICGVGPVGGLAHTADEYLEIDSIVPRAQALALAILRS from the coding sequence ATGTCCGAAACCCAAATCACGGAATGGCTGGCGTCGCAGAAGCAGGCGATGATCGACCTGCTGCGCGACGTCGTGAACATCGATTCCGGATCGTACGACAAGGCGGGCGTGGATGCCGTCGGCGCGCGCTTCGAGAAGCATTTTGCCGAGCACAGCATATCGAGCTGGCGCGAGAGTCACGACACTTTCGGCGATGCCATCCACGCGGCGGTTGCAAAACCCGGCAGCAACGAGGAGCCGATCCTGCTGATGGGCCATCGCGACACTGTCTTCTCCAAGGGCGAGGCCGAGCGCCGGCCCTTCACCATCAAGGACGGTCGCGCCTACGGTCCCGGCGTCGCCGACATGAAGGCGGGCCTGGTGATGAACGTGTTCGTCGCCGCCGCCTTCAAGCGCTTTGGCGGCAGCCCGCATCCGATCAAGGTGCTGATCACCTCGGACGAGGAGATCGCTTCGCCGTCGTCGCGTCCGGTGATCGAGCGCGAAGGACGCGCGGCGCGCTGCGTGTTCAATTCGGAGCCGGGACGGCCGACCGGCAACGTCGTGACGGGCCGCAAGGGCGGCATCTTCATGCATTGCGCGGTGACCGGAAAGGCCGCACATTCCGGCGCCAATTTTGCCGCCGGCATCAGCGCCATCGGCGAGCTCGCGCACAAGATCGTCCAGATCCACGCGCTGACCGATGTTGCGAAGGGCATTACCCTCAATGTCGGCCTGATCTCGGGTGGCCAGTCGGTCAATACGACGGCGCCGTCGGCCGAAGGCCAGATCGACTTTCGCTATGTAGAGCCCGCGCAACGCGAGTCGGTGATGTCGGCGATCGAGAAGATCGTCGCGACGTCTTATGTCTCCGGCACATCGGCGACGCTGACCATCAAGGGCGAGTTCCTGCCCGCCGTCCAGAGCGCGGCGTCGAAAGCGCTGTTCGAGACCTATCAGGGCGCAGCACGGCAAGCCGGCCTCACGACGCTGCAAGGTGAGTTCTCCGGCGGCTGCGCCGATTCCGGCTTCACCGCCGCGGTCGGCACGCCCACCATCTGCGGCGTCGGCCCGGTCGGCGGGCTCGCGCATACGGCGGACGAATATCTCGAGATCGACAGCATCGTACCGCGCGCACAGGCGCTCGCGCTGGCGATTCTGCGGAGCTGA
- a CDS encoding flavin reductase family protein — MNAILPFVTDPAVSATDFRGAMRHLTGGVSVITAGRGRDITGMTVTSVTSLSVDPPTLIVSVNRDASSFPLIRRLGAFGVNILHADQIDIAERFAGKGGLKGADRFAGADWITSVSGVPLLVGALAALDCEVEEIVERHSHGIVIGRVRDIKSTTRSAALAYWHGQYVAVDQDEDAARLVEVSVPARGRRVV, encoded by the coding sequence ATGAACGCCATCCTTCCCTTCGTCACCGATCCCGCCGTGTCCGCCACCGATTTCCGCGGCGCCATGCGGCATCTCACCGGCGGCGTCAGCGTCATCACAGCGGGGCGGGGCAGGGACATCACCGGCATGACCGTCACGTCGGTGACGTCGCTGTCTGTCGATCCGCCGACGCTGATCGTCAGCGTCAATCGCGACGCATCGTCGTTTCCGCTGATCAGGCGCCTCGGCGCCTTCGGTGTGAACATTCTGCATGCGGACCAGATCGATATTGCCGAGCGCTTTGCCGGCAAGGGCGGCCTGAAGGGCGCCGACCGCTTTGCGGGGGCGGACTGGATCACCAGCGTCTCAGGTGTTCCGCTGCTGGTCGGCGCTCTGGCCGCGCTCGACTGCGAGGTCGAGGAGATCGTCGAGCGTCATTCGCACGGCATCGTCATCGGCCGCGTGCGTGACATAAAAAGTACGACGCGCAGCGCAGCGCTGGCCTATTGGCACGGCCAGTATGTCGCGGTCGATCAGGACGAGGATGCGGCGCGGCTTGTCGAGGTCAGTGTTCCCGCGCGCGGCCGGCGCGTCGTCTGA
- a CDS encoding ATP-binding cassette domain-containing protein: MQTAVRTILPEAELASRASFAPQARVVREIQPAISRGLPLNIRGLRKSFGDNEVLRGIDLHIPAGQFVAIVGKSGCGKSTLLRLIAGLEQITAGSISLSEEARPEDVRVMFQEPRLLPWARVLENVEVGLGRERASADAHGRAEEALGEVGLSDKRDQWPSVLSGGQKQRVALARALVSSPRVLAFDEPLGALDALTRISMQRLLERVWRDQGFTAILVTHDVSEAVALADRVLVIEDGRIAQDVTVSLPRPRERGSVELANLEGSILRHLLSGDERT; encoded by the coding sequence ATGCAGACAGCCGTTCGTACCATTTTGCCTGAAGCCGAGCTTGCCAGCCGCGCCAGTTTCGCGCCTCAGGCCCGTGTCGTCCGCGAGATCCAGCCGGCGATCTCCCGCGGCCTGCCGCTGAACATCCGCGGCTTGCGAAAGTCCTTCGGCGACAACGAGGTGCTGCGCGGCATCGACCTGCACATTCCGGCCGGCCAGTTCGTCGCCATCGTCGGCAAGAGCGGTTGCGGCAAGAGCACGCTGCTGCGCCTGATCGCGGGCCTGGAACAGATCACAGCCGGCAGCATCAGCCTCAGTGAAGAGGCACGTCCCGAGGATGTCAGAGTGATGTTCCAGGAGCCGCGGCTGTTGCCTTGGGCGCGCGTGCTTGAAAACGTCGAGGTCGGTCTCGGTCGCGAGCGCGCGTCTGCGGACGCGCACGGTCGCGCCGAGGAGGCGCTTGGTGAAGTCGGTCTCTCAGACAAGCGCGACCAGTGGCCGTCGGTGCTGTCGGGTGGCCAAAAGCAGCGCGTGGCGCTGGCGCGTGCGCTGGTCTCCAGCCCGCGCGTGCTCGCCTTCGACGAGCCGCTCGGGGCGCTCGACGCATTGACCCGTATCTCGATGCAGCGGCTTCTGGAGCGCGTCTGGCGCGACCAGGGCTTTACCGCGATCCTGGTCACGCATGACGTCTCCGAAGCCGTTGCGCTCGCCGATCGCGTGCTCGTGATCGAGGACGGCCGCATCGCGCAGGACGTGACCGTGAGCCTGCCGCGGCCGCGCGAGCGCGGCTCGGTGGAGCTTGCCAATCTAGAAGGCTCGATCCTGCGGCATCTGTTGTCGGGCGACGAGCGCACCTAG
- a CDS encoding ABC transporter permease subunit — MSLIDSVSLPRSFRLPRVDGLIQWIVPLFIIAIWQLACVTGFVPTRVLPAPSDVVLAGWKLLLSGELGRNIWVSFWRASIGFLIGGGIGFAFGLANGLSQLSSKLTDTTLQMVRNVPHLALIPLVILWFGIDESAKLFLVALGVFFPIYLNTLHGIRTVDPQLIEMGRIYGMTDGELFRRVIFPGALPSIFVGIRFALGIMWLTLIVAETIAASSGLGYMAMQAREFMLIDVVVLSILIYALLGKLADSASRVLERLTLSWHPAFQKR; from the coding sequence ATGAGTCTCATCGACAGCGTTTCCCTTCCGCGTAGTTTTCGCCTGCCGCGGGTCGACGGCCTGATCCAGTGGATCGTGCCGCTATTCATCATCGCCATCTGGCAACTGGCTTGCGTCACCGGCTTCGTGCCGACGCGGGTCTTGCCGGCGCCGAGCGATGTCGTGCTGGCCGGCTGGAAGCTGCTGCTCTCCGGTGAGCTCGGCCGCAATATCTGGGTGAGCTTTTGGCGCGCCTCGATCGGCTTCCTGATTGGTGGCGGCATCGGCTTCGCCTTCGGCCTCGCCAACGGCCTGTCGCAGCTTTCGAGCAAGCTGACCGACACTACGCTCCAGATGGTGCGCAACGTACCGCATCTGGCGTTGATTCCGCTCGTCATCCTCTGGTTCGGCATCGACGAGAGCGCGAAGCTGTTTTTGGTGGCGCTCGGCGTCTTCTTCCCGATCTACCTCAACACGCTGCACGGCATCCGCACCGTCGATCCCCAGCTCATCGAGATGGGCCGCATCTACGGCATGACCGACGGCGAATTGTTCCGCCGGGTGATCTTTCCGGGCGCGCTGCCCTCGATCTTCGTCGGCATCCGTTTTGCGCTCGGCATCATGTGGCTGACGCTGATCGTCGCGGAGACGATCGCGGCCTCGTCTGGCCTCGGCTACATGGCGATGCAGGCGCGCGAGTTCATGCTGATCGACGTCGTCGTGCTCTCGATCCTGATCTATGCGCTGCTCGGCAAGCTCGCCGACAGCGCCTCCCGCGTGCTGGAGCGGCTGACGCTGTCCTGGCATCCCGCCTTCCAGAAACGTTGA
- the ssuD gene encoding FMNH2-dependent alkanesulfonate monooxygenase → MTQSSKSNILWFLPTHGDGRYLGTAEGGREVNFNYLRQIAQAADQLGYFGVLLPTGRSCEDSWIVASSVAPFTERLRYLVAVRPGLQSPSVAARMTATLDRITGGRLLINVVTGGDPVENRGDGVFLAHDERYEVTREFLNVYSDLLAGKTVNVEGRHIRIEDGRLLFHPVQSPRPPLYFGGSSDAGIDVAVDTVDKYLTWGEPPAQVAEKIAKVREVAAARGRKLSFGIRLHVIVRETNEQAWQAANELIKHVSDGTIAAAQKNFARMDSVGQQRMAQLHGGKRDKLEISPNLWAGVGLVRGGAGTALVGDADTVAARIKEYEDIGIDTFIMSGYPHLEEAYRFAELVFPKLSLGQGSNVTPLRFNSGPFGETIGNDYRPQKQASQS, encoded by the coding sequence ATGACCCAATCGTCCAAAAGCAACATCCTCTGGTTCCTGCCGACCCACGGCGACGGCCGCTATCTCGGCACTGCCGAAGGCGGCCGCGAGGTGAACTTCAATTATCTGCGCCAGATCGCGCAGGCCGCCGACCAGCTCGGCTATTTCGGTGTGCTGCTGCCGACGGGGCGGAGCTGCGAGGATTCCTGGATCGTCGCCTCCTCGGTCGCGCCGTTTACGGAGCGGCTGCGCTATCTCGTGGCGGTCAGGCCCGGTTTGCAATCACCGAGCGTGGCCGCGCGCATGACGGCGACGCTGGACCGCATCACAGGCGGCCGGCTGCTGATCAACGTCGTCACCGGCGGCGATCCCGTCGAGAACAGGGGCGACGGCGTCTTCCTCGCCCATGACGAGCGTTACGAGGTCACGCGCGAGTTTTTGAACGTCTACAGCGATCTCCTCGCCGGCAAGACCGTCAATGTTGAGGGCAGGCACATCCGCATCGAGGATGGCCGCCTGCTGTTCCATCCCGTGCAGTCGCCGCGACCGCCACTGTATTTTGGCGGCTCCTCGGATGCCGGCATCGACGTCGCGGTCGATACCGTCGACAAATATCTCACCTGGGGCGAGCCGCCAGCGCAGGTCGCCGAGAAGATCGCGAAGGTGAGGGAGGTCGCAGCGGCGCGTGGCCGAAAGCTCTCCTTCGGCATCCGCCTGCATGTCATCGTGCGCGAAACCAATGAGCAGGCCTGGCAAGCCGCGAACGAGTTGATCAAGCATGTCAGCGACGGCACCATCGCCGCCGCGCAGAAGAACTTTGCGCGGATGGATTCGGTCGGCCAGCAGCGCATGGCGCAGCTTCACGGCGGCAAGCGCGACAAGCTCGAGATCAGCCCGAACCTCTGGGCGGGCGTCGGTCTCGTCCGCGGCGGCGCCGGCACCGCATTGGTCGGCGATGCCGACACGGTCGCGGCGCGCATCAAGGAATATGAGGATATCGGCATCGATACCTTCATCATGTCGGGCTATCCGCATCTCGAGGAAGCCTATCGTTTTGCCGAGCTGGTGTTCCCGAAATTGTCGTTGGGACAGGGCAGCAACGTCACGCCGCTTCGCTTCAATAGCGGGCCGTTCGGCGAAACCATCGGCAACGACTACCGTCCGCAAAAGCAGGCTTCGCAATCATGA
- a CDS encoding sulfonate ABC transporter substrate-binding protein gives MQRRNFLRLSAGAAVLAALSSRAVAQSGVKEIRIGYQKNGVLVITRQQAALEKHFAALGIEVKWIEFSSGPPMMEAMNVGSVDYGAVGDSPPVFAQAAGTAIVYAAGQPITNGQGILVPKDSPIRSISELKGKRIGFTKGSSAHNIVVQTLEKAGLTYADITPVYLTPPDAGPAFANGSIEAWAIWDPYFAIGETKQNGRILINAHEVTKSNSFYIANRDFAKNHGEVLQQIIDVTTSTAAWAETHRDDVAKSLSAVTGIPLDIQTIAANRSSFRVGPITDDIIATQQGVADRFHKLGLIPKPIAIRDIVWRSTAT, from the coding sequence ATGCAACGTCGAAACTTTCTAAGACTGTCTGCGGGTGCGGCCGTGCTCGCTGCGCTCTCGTCGCGCGCGGTTGCGCAATCGGGCGTGAAGGAAATTCGTATCGGCTACCAGAAGAACGGCGTGCTGGTCATCACGCGCCAGCAGGCCGCACTGGAAAAACATTTTGCAGCCTTGGGCATCGAGGTGAAATGGATCGAGTTCTCCTCGGGTCCTCCCATGATGGAGGCGATGAACGTCGGCAGCGTCGACTACGGCGCGGTCGGCGATTCCCCGCCGGTGTTCGCCCAGGCCGCCGGCACGGCCATCGTCTATGCCGCCGGCCAGCCCATCACCAACGGCCAGGGCATCCTGGTGCCGAAGGACTCGCCGATCCGCTCGATCAGTGAGCTGAAGGGCAAGCGCATCGGTTTCACCAAAGGCTCCAGCGCCCACAACATCGTGGTGCAGACGTTGGAGAAGGCAGGCCTCACCTATGCCGACATCACGCCGGTCTACCTGACGCCGCCGGATGCGGGTCCCGCCTTTGCCAACGGCAGCATCGAGGCCTGGGCGATCTGGGATCCGTATTTTGCGATCGGCGAGACCAAGCAGAACGGCCGCATCCTGATCAACGCCCACGAGGTCACCAAGTCCAACTCGTTCTACATCGCCAACCGCGATTTTGCGAAGAACCACGGCGAGGTGTTGCAGCAGATCATCGATGTCACGACCTCCACGGCTGCGTGGGCGGAGACCCATCGCGACGACGTCGCGAAATCGCTGAGCGCGGTAACGGGCATCCCGCTGGACATCCAGACCATCGCCGCCAATCGCTCCTCGTTCCGGGTCGGTCCGATCACCGACGACATCATCGCGACCCAGCAGGGCGTCGCCGATCGCTTCCACAAGCTCGGCCTGATCCCAAAACCGATCGCGATCCGCGACATCGTCTGGCGCAGCACGGCGACCTGA
- a CDS encoding cytochrome P450 — protein sequence MSTAPRIDIDPASFWNDPYPMLAKMRAEAPIAFVPQLGSTLLTSRDDISISEKQIDVFSSHQPEGLMNKLMGHNMMRKDGEAHQVERRAFFPAVSPRTVKGYWTAQFQAHADRIIDAIEPGSRIDFMRDFALPFSGECLKSITGLTNIGFGDMDAWSQGMINGIANYSGDPEVEARCHAATSGIDAAIDDILPVMRKKPDQSLLGVLLASDMPIESVRANVKLAISGGQNEPRKAIAGTVWALLTHPEQLDLVRRGEVSWLQAFEEYARWISPIGMSPRRIAKPWTIRDVSFEANERVFLMFGSANRDEKHFERADQFDVRRDVTKSVAFGAGPHFCAGAWASRAMIADVALPTVFARAKNIELADDEPVLIGGWAFRGLLNLPVRWLH from the coding sequence TTGAGCACCGCGCCGCGCATCGACATCGACCCGGCCTCGTTCTGGAACGATCCCTATCCGATGCTGGCAAAAATGCGGGCGGAGGCGCCGATCGCCTTCGTGCCGCAGCTCGGCTCGACGCTGCTGACGAGCCGCGACGACATCTCGATCTCCGAGAAGCAGATCGACGTGTTTTCCTCGCATCAGCCCGAAGGCCTCATGAACAAGCTGATGGGCCACAACATGATGCGCAAGGACGGCGAGGCGCACCAGGTCGAGCGGCGCGCATTCTTTCCGGCGGTGTCGCCGAGGACGGTGAAGGGCTACTGGACCGCGCAGTTCCAGGCCCATGCCGACCGCATCATCGACGCGATCGAGCCGGGCAGCCGCATCGACTTCATGCGCGACTTTGCGCTGCCGTTCTCCGGCGAATGCCTGAAGTCGATCACCGGCCTCACCAATATCGGCTTCGGCGACATGGATGCGTGGTCGCAGGGCATGATCAACGGCATCGCCAACTACAGCGGCGATCCCGAGGTCGAAGCGCGCTGCCACGCGGCGACATCAGGCATCGACGCCGCGATCGACGACATTTTGCCGGTCATGCGCAAGAAGCCCGACCAAAGTCTCCTTGGTGTTCTCCTTGCCTCCGATATGCCGATCGAGAGCGTGCGCGCGAACGTGAAACTTGCCATCTCCGGCGGCCAGAACGAGCCGCGCAAGGCAATCGCCGGCACGGTGTGGGCGCTGCTCACCCATCCCGAGCAGCTCGATCTCGTGCGGCGTGGCGAGGTGTCCTGGCTGCAGGCGTTCGAGGAGTATGCCCGTTGGATTTCGCCGATCGGCATGTCGCCGCGGCGTATCGCAAAACCCTGGACCATTCGCGATGTCTCCTTCGAGGCCAATGAGCGCGTGTTCCTGATGTTCGGCTCGGCCAACCGCGACGAGAAGCATTTTGAGCGCGCCGACCAGTTCGACGTGCGGCGCGACGTGACAAAGAGCGTCGCTTTCGGCGCGGGTCCGCACTTTTGCGCCGGCGCCTGGGCCTCGCGCGCCATGATCGCAGATGTCGCGTTGCCGACGGTGTTTGCGAGGGCGAAGAATATCGAACTGGCCGACGACGAGCCGGTGCTAATCGGCGGCTGGGCGTTCCGCGGGTTGCTGAACCTGCCGGTGAGGTGGCTGCACTGA
- a CDS encoding ATP-binding protein, with amino-acid sequence MALIYFVTARLSLALLDPADGVAVFWPAGGVASGILIALGPAAQLPVVLGVAAATIAANLLGDRNIWSSLFFAVTNTSETVIVAGLIHRFCGSPFELNELRRVLALFAATGIATSISGLGGTAVFVLFHGSAASPAVIWFHWFSSASIGIIAVTPLAIGLASLARTPPPRWEVAEGVLALGVVSLVCALLAFLPNEPWTAVLAVGVLCPLLLWISARLRPAFTAIATFFCSTTIVWTTTFAIGIFGDPRLSIEERVLTAQATILAITLGALVLAALFSERRLHHDAILERESRLQDAWKSAQLADRAKSSFLAAASHDLRQPLQTLKLLQAALESHHSSGEARNLVAEIGKSLDTMTSILSSLLDVNKLESGNLRPSVSEFSLSEIFEPLARDFVASVQERGLRLCIVRSELIIRSDSRMLAEMIRNLLSNAVRYTDRGRILLGCRRVGDNVRIEVWDSGVGITEDQLPHIFDEYYQGTDGAKLGGFGLGLAIVKRLGEILDHRVEVRSIPGKGTRFFIEVPRGRSGVNVPEAASPVHLYNGAFLGSVLAIEDEASVRSALRRLLKERGVDATIVATETEALTLVKEQSLRPDVLLCDYNLRGSSDGIETVRRLRVALGRNVPTVMMTGDIRSQTMDLISAQGITVLIKPFQAEELLDALRGREKPVITESASPH; translated from the coding sequence GTGGCTCTGATCTATTTTGTCACCGCGCGGCTGAGCCTGGCGTTGCTGGACCCGGCCGACGGCGTTGCCGTTTTCTGGCCAGCGGGGGGAGTGGCTTCAGGGATTTTGATCGCCCTCGGTCCTGCGGCACAGCTGCCTGTCGTCCTCGGAGTGGCAGCTGCAACGATTGCGGCCAACTTGCTGGGCGATCGCAACATCTGGAGCTCGTTGTTCTTTGCTGTCACGAACACCAGTGAAACCGTCATCGTCGCGGGCCTGATCCACCGCTTTTGTGGATCTCCATTCGAGTTGAACGAACTGCGAAGGGTCCTGGCGCTATTCGCCGCGACCGGTATCGCAACGAGCATCTCCGGCCTTGGTGGTACGGCAGTATTTGTGCTGTTTCACGGGTCGGCTGCGTCCCCGGCGGTGATCTGGTTTCACTGGTTCTCATCTGCCTCAATCGGGATTATTGCGGTGACGCCGCTCGCAATCGGGCTGGCGTCGTTGGCGCGCACCCCCCCGCCGCGGTGGGAGGTTGCGGAGGGCGTTTTGGCGCTTGGCGTGGTGTCCCTCGTATGCGCGTTGCTGGCTTTCCTGCCCAACGAGCCCTGGACCGCGGTGCTGGCGGTCGGCGTACTCTGCCCGCTTCTGCTCTGGATCTCAGCTCGCCTTCGTCCAGCGTTCACCGCAATTGCCACGTTCTTCTGTTCGACCACGATCGTCTGGACGACAACCTTCGCAATCGGCATTTTCGGAGACCCACGTCTGTCGATCGAAGAGCGTGTGCTGACGGCCCAAGCTACCATCCTGGCGATCACACTAGGTGCTCTGGTTCTTGCGGCCCTGTTTAGCGAGAGGAGGCTTCACCACGACGCCATTCTGGAGAGGGAGTCCCGATTACAGGACGCCTGGAAATCAGCTCAATTGGCCGATCGCGCCAAATCGAGCTTTCTTGCTGCGGCAAGCCATGACTTGCGCCAGCCGTTACAGACCCTGAAACTCCTGCAAGCAGCGCTTGAATCGCACCATTCAAGCGGTGAGGCGCGCAATCTTGTCGCTGAAATCGGGAAATCGCTGGATACCATGACCAGCATCCTCTCCAGCCTGCTCGACGTGAACAAGCTGGAATCCGGAAACCTGCGTCCATCCGTGAGTGAGTTTTCGCTAAGCGAAATCTTCGAGCCGCTCGCTAGAGACTTTGTCGCGTCTGTGCAGGAAAGGGGACTCCGACTGTGCATCGTCCGTTCCGAGCTCATCATCCGCAGCGACAGCCGCATGCTCGCGGAGATGATCCGCAATCTCTTGTCGAATGCGGTTCGATACACTGACCGGGGACGAATCCTTCTTGGATGCCGACGAGTCGGCGACAATGTTCGCATCGAAGTCTGGGACAGCGGCGTCGGTATCACCGAAGACCAGCTTCCGCACATATTCGATGAGTACTACCAAGGAACCGATGGCGCGAAACTGGGTGGCTTTGGGTTGGGCCTTGCGATCGTAAAGCGGCTTGGAGAAATCCTGGATCACAGGGTCGAGGTGCGTTCTATCCCGGGGAAGGGTACACGGTTTTTCATTGAAGTTCCGCGCGGTCGATCCGGTGTCAATGTGCCGGAAGCAGCGTCGCCGGTGCATCTCTACAATGGTGCGTTCCTGGGCAGCGTTCTCGCGATCGAGGACGAGGCGTCCGTGCGCTCGGCGCTCCGAAGATTGTTGAAGGAGAGAGGGGTTGACGCCACCATCGTTGCAACGGAGACGGAAGCCTTGACCTTGGTCAAAGAGCAGAGTCTGCGCCCAGACGTGCTGCTGTGTGACTACAACCTTCGTGGCTCATCGGATGGTATCGAGACCGTTAGGCGCTTGCGTGTCGCCCTTGGCCGGAACGTGCCGACCGTCATGATGACGGGCGACATCAGATCGCAAACGATGGACTTGATTTCCGCGCAAGGTATCACTGTCCTGATCAAGCCGTTCCAGGCCGAAGAACTTCTGGACGCTCTGAGAGGCCGGGAGAAGCCAGTAATCACCGAGAGCGCATCACCCCATTGA
- a CDS encoding transglutaminase family protein, whose protein sequence is MSVFLEVEHVTTYRYNKPVEFSTHHVMFRPRPAHDIRVLSSTLEVSPHSIQYWKHDVFSNSVAVVEPRVPADMLQFRARFVIEHFGVKNLELPLAPEAENYPFQYGDEDRLDLATFLPQQYPEDQAALREWVAQFLPRRGTIHTRDILGNLNAAIRGDFRYQSRDAMGTQRPAETLDRRSGTCRDFALLMMEVVRGLGIAARFVSGYLYDATLDTTNPPVIRNTGLQQGARQIESRDDPLVLGGGATHAWLHVFLPGAGWVPYDPTNTLVGGADLIRVAYTRKPEQAAPVSGSWTGAASDFAGMDVAVSVKRIGQQVEPALAR, encoded by the coding sequence ATGTCCGTCTTCCTCGAAGTCGAGCACGTCACCACCTACCGGTATAACAAGCCGGTGGAGTTCTCCACGCACCACGTGATGTTCCGGCCGCGTCCCGCGCACGACATCCGGGTGCTGTCGTCGACATTGGAAGTATCGCCGCACAGCATCCAGTACTGGAAGCACGACGTCTTTTCCAATTCGGTCGCGGTGGTCGAGCCGCGGGTGCCCGCCGACATGCTACAGTTTCGCGCACGTTTCGTGATCGAGCATTTCGGCGTGAAGAACCTGGAATTGCCGCTCGCGCCCGAGGCCGAAAACTATCCTTTCCAGTACGGAGACGAAGACCGGCTCGATCTGGCGACCTTCCTCCCGCAGCAATATCCCGAGGATCAGGCGGCGCTGCGCGAGTGGGTGGCGCAATTCCTGCCGCGGCGCGGCACCATCCACACGCGCGACATCCTCGGCAATCTGAACGCCGCGATCCGCGGCGACTTCCGCTACCAGTCGCGCGACGCCATGGGTACGCAGCGGCCTGCCGAGACGCTCGATCGCCGTAGCGGAACCTGCCGCGACTTCGCCCTGCTGATGATGGAGGTCGTGCGAGGGCTGGGGATCGCCGCACGCTTCGTGTCGGGTTATCTCTACGATGCGACGCTCGACACGACGAATCCGCCAGTCATCCGAAACACCGGATTGCAGCAAGGCGCCCGACAGATCGAAAGCCGCGACGACCCCCTCGTTCTCGGAGGTGGCGCGACACACGCGTGGCTGCACGTCTTCCTGCCCGGCGCCGGCTGGGTGCCGTACGACCCGACCAACACGCTCGTCGGTGGCGCCGACCTGATCCGGGTGGCCTACACGCGCAAGCCCGAACAGGCCGCGCCGGTGTCCGGCTCATGGACCGGCGCGGCTTCCGACTTCGCGGGCATGGATGTGGCCGTCAGCGTGAAGCGTATCGGGCAGCAGGTCGAGCCGGCATTGGCCCGCTAG
- a CDS encoding helix-turn-helix transcriptional regulator, whose product MRPHGAPQAFAAGDITPAVLAIGRPNFPNILIETLRRQADVGHCMVFSLTRKGAASCLLDAGNIAIGSDLGAAYAGQFHASDPNRDALFEGQAQPAPILLPAFAPRMYDARYRKIFFQDSGIVDKFATAIWVEDTCFYVNFYRIAAQGRFSPAQLERLRTIAPTIGASVARHFQTTAPRTEQDIATLFATRPPLSDLTAREQDVCRGILAGLSSEAISQEIGISLHSTLTYRKRAYEKLGISAQNELFAIVLRLLTRRLN is encoded by the coding sequence ATGCGGCCTCATGGGGCACCTCAGGCATTCGCAGCAGGCGACATCACCCCGGCCGTGCTCGCGATCGGCCGGCCCAATTTCCCGAACATCCTCATCGAAACACTGCGCCGGCAGGCGGATGTCGGCCATTGCATGGTGTTCTCGCTGACGCGTAAGGGCGCCGCGAGCTGTCTGCTTGATGCCGGCAACATCGCGATCGGGAGTGATCTCGGCGCCGCCTATGCCGGGCAGTTCCACGCGTCGGATCCCAACCGCGACGCGCTGTTCGAGGGGCAGGCGCAGCCGGCGCCGATCCTGCTGCCGGCCTTTGCGCCACGCATGTACGATGCGCGCTACCGAAAGATCTTCTTCCAGGACTCCGGCATCGTCGACAAATTCGCCACCGCGATCTGGGTCGAGGACACCTGCTTCTACGTCAATTTCTATCGCATCGCCGCGCAAGGGCGCTTCAGCCCTGCGCAGCTCGAACGCCTGCGAACAATCGCGCCGACGATCGGCGCGAGCGTTGCGCGTCATTTCCAGACTACGGCGCCCCGTACCGAACAAGATATCGCTACGCTGTTTGCGACGCGGCCGCCGCTCAGCGATCTGACCGCGCGCGAGCAAGACGTCTGTCGCGGCATTCTCGCAGGGTTGAGCTCCGAGGCGATCTCGCAGGAGATCGGCATCAGCCTGCATTCGACGCTGACCTATCGCAAGCGCGCCTATGAGAAGCTCGGCATCTCCGCGCAGAACGAGCTGTTCGCGATCGTGCTGCGGCTTCTGACGCGGAGGCTGAACTGA